A portion of the Bombina bombina isolate aBomBom1 chromosome 9, aBomBom1.pri, whole genome shotgun sequence genome contains these proteins:
- the LOC128640583 gene encoding epidermal differentiation-specific protein-like gives MNKIIVFQKPNFQGIYKEFTSTQKDLKQWNFHRCIQSVKVIGQPWLLYNVPNCNGDNCVYEEGDHPKIKWARIIQSLELITDDLTEPKLTLHFRDHSKDFIGETNLKYGYNNNQAIGCQVQRGAWVLYDTPNLEKSGYYVVLPAYKKIDLVTEQFANMVSYVRPLKPGKAKVTTKVLWDELQKGDEVVKAIKSLTGENHSTEETDFLVISGKSVKATMSYNFKFSNSTSVEVGLSGKIPLIGEVSASVSTNFTFDTGRSESSKVTTNIDVEVPATIPPKSRLIVNVMRKKYTARVPVEVTVQRNNIKSIIMGELVCDSGRTIYAEYDTEDL, from the coding sequence ATGAACAAGATCATAGTATTCCAAAAGCCTAACTTCCAAGGCATCTACAAGGAGTTCACCTCCACTCAGAAGGACCTGAAACAGTGGAACTTTCATAGGTGTATCCAATCTGTAAAAGTTATTGGTCAGCCATGGCTGCTATATAATGTACCCAACTGTAATGGGGACAACTGTGTCTATGAGGAGGGGGACCACCCTAAGATTAAATGGGCCAGGATAATCCAAAGTCTGGAGCTTATAACCGATGACCTCACTGAGCCCAAGCTCACTCTGCACTTTAGGGATCATTCCAAAGATTTCATTGGGGAGACAAATTTAAAATATGGTTATAATAATAACCAAGCAATTGGTTGCCAGGTACAAAGAGGAGCATGGGTCCTGTATGACACACCAAACCTGGAAAAGTCAGGCTACTACGTGGTCCTTCCTGCATATAAGAAGATAGATCTGGTTACAGAACAATTTGCTAATATGGTGTCCTATGTGAGACCTCTAAAACCAGGAAAAGCAAAGGTCACCACTAAGGTTCTATGGGATGAGTTACAAAAAGGGGATGAGGTGGTAAAAGCAATCAAATCCCTAACTGGGGAGAACCACTCGACAGAGGAGACAGATTTTTTGGTCATCAGTGGGAAATCAGTTAAAGCAACTATGTCATACAACTTTAAATTTTCCAATAGTACCTCAGTGGAAGTTGGACTATCAGGAAAAATCCCACTGATTGGCGAGGTCAGCGCCAGTGTCTCAACAAACTTCACATTCGATACAGGGAGGTCCGAATCTAGTAAAGTAACCACAAACATTGATGTTGAGGTGCCAGCTACCATACCCCCAAAGAGCCGGCTCATTGTCAATGTCATGAGAAAGAAGTATACAGCACGAGTTCCTGTAGAAGTGACGGTGCAAAGAAACAATATCAAGAGCATCATCATGGGGGAGCTGGTTTGTGATTCAGGCCGCACAATCTATGCAGAGTATGACACAGAGGACCTGTAG